From Pseudomonas sp. stari2, a single genomic window includes:
- a CDS encoding carboxy terminal-processing peptidase: MKHLLPSTALALFIGIGLLPVSGTTFAANSWDKLQPDRDEVIASLNVVELLKRHHYSKPPLDDARSAIIYDSYIKLLDPSRSYFMASDITEFDKWKFQFDDFLKSGDLNAGFTIYKRYLDRVKARLDFAIAELNKGVDKMDFTTKETLLIDRKDAPWLKSTAELDDLWRKRVKDEVLRQKIAGKEPKQIQETLTKRYKNQLARLDQTRAEDIFQAYINTFAMSYDPHTNYLSPDNAENFDINMSLSLEGIGAVLQSDNDQVKVVRLVPAGPADKTKQVAPADKIIGVAQGNKEMVDVVGWRLDEVVKLIRGPKGTVVRLEVIPASNAPNDQTSKIVPITREAVKLEDQAVKKSILSLKQDGKDYKLGVIEIPAFYLDFKAFRAGDPDYKSTTRDVKKLLTELQKEKVDGVVIDLRNNGGGSLQEATELTSLFIDKGPTVLVRNADGRVDVLEDENPGAFYKGPMALLVNRLSASASEIFAGAMQDYHRALIIGGQTFGKGTVQTIQPLNHGELKLTLAKFYRVSGQSTQHQGVLPDIDYPSIIDTKEIGESALPEAMPWDTIRAAIKPAVDPFKPYLAQLKSEHDARSAKDAEFVFIRDKLALAQKLLEEKTVSLNEADRRAQHADIDAKQLAMENIRRKAKGEEPLKELKKEDDDALAAAEPDKVKPEDDAYLSETGRVLLDYLKLSNQVAKK; the protein is encoded by the coding sequence ATGAAGCATTTGCTCCCCAGCACCGCCCTCGCTCTTTTCATCGGTATCGGCCTCTTGCCGGTGTCGGGCACCACATTCGCAGCCAACAGCTGGGACAAGTTGCAGCCTGATCGCGATGAAGTGATCGCCAGTCTGAACGTCGTCGAGTTGCTCAAACGTCATCACTACAGCAAGCCGCCGCTCGACGATGCGCGCTCGGCGATCATCTACGACAGCTATATCAAGCTGCTGGATCCGTCGCGCAGCTACTTCATGGCCAGCGACATTACCGAATTCGACAAGTGGAAGTTCCAGTTCGACGACTTCCTCAAGAGCGGCGACCTCAACGCCGGCTTCACCATCTACAAGCGCTATCTGGATCGCGTGAAAGCGCGCCTGGACTTCGCCATTGCCGAGTTGAACAAAGGCGTCGACAAGATGGACTTCACCACGAAGGAAACCTTGCTGATCGATCGCAAGGACGCCCCGTGGCTCAAATCCACCGCAGAACTCGATGACCTGTGGCGCAAACGCGTCAAGGACGAAGTGCTGCGGCAGAAGATCGCCGGCAAAGAGCCGAAGCAGATCCAGGAAACCCTGACCAAGCGCTACAAGAACCAGTTGGCGCGCCTGGACCAGACCCGTGCCGAAGACATCTTCCAGGCGTACATCAACACCTTCGCCATGTCTTACGACCCGCACACCAACTATCTGTCGCCGGATAACGCGGAAAACTTCGACATCAACATGAGCCTGTCCCTCGAGGGCATCGGCGCCGTGTTGCAGAGCGACAACGATCAAGTGAAGGTCGTGCGTCTGGTGCCGGCAGGTCCTGCGGACAAGACCAAACAGGTCGCCCCGGCCGACAAGATCATCGGCGTTGCCCAGGGCAACAAAGAGATGGTCGACGTGGTCGGCTGGCGCCTGGACGAAGTGGTCAAGCTGATCCGAGGTCCGAAAGGCACCGTGGTGCGTCTGGAGGTCATCCCGGCCAGCAATGCGCCGAATGACCAGACCAGCAAGATCGTGCCGATCACCCGTGAAGCGGTGAAGCTCGAAGACCAGGCCGTGAAGAAATCCATCCTGAGCCTCAAACAGGACGGCAAGGACTACAAGCTCGGCGTGATCGAGATTCCGGCCTTCTACCTGGACTTCAAGGCGTTCCGTGCCGGTGATCCGGATTACAAGAGCACCACTCGCGACGTCAAGAAACTGCTGACCGAACTGCAGAAAGAGAAAGTCGACGGCGTGGTCATCGACCTGCGCAACAACGGCGGCGGTTCCCTGCAGGAAGCCACCGAGCTGACCAGCCTGTTCATCGACAAGGGCCCTACCGTGCTCGTGCGTAACGCCGATGGCCGGGTCGATGTGCTTGAAGATGAAAACCCGGGCGCGTTCTACAAAGGCCCGATGGCACTGCTGGTCAACCGCCTGTCCGCCTCGGCTTCGGAGATCTTCGCCGGTGCCATGCAGGACTACCACCGCGCGCTGATCATCGGCGGCCAGACCTTCGGCAAAGGCACCGTGCAGACCATCCAGCCGCTGAACCATGGCGAACTGAAACTGACCCTGGCCAAGTTCTACCGGGTTTCCGGGCAGAGCACCCAGCATCAGGGCGTACTGCCGGACATCGACTACCCGTCGATCATCGACACCAAGGAAATCGGCGAGAGCGCCCTGCCGGAAGCCATGCCGTGGGACACCATCCGCGCGGCGATCAAACCGGCGGTCGACCCGTTCAAGCCGTACCTGGCCCAGCTCAAGTCCGAGCATGATGCCCGCTCGGCGAAGGACGCGGAGTTCGTGTTCATCCGCGACAAGCTGGCCCTGGCGCAGAAGCTGCTGGAAGAAAAAACCGTCAGCCTCAATGAAGCCGACCGTCGTGCCCAGCACGCCGACATCGACGCCAAGCAACTGGCGATGGAAAACATCCGTCGCAAGGCCAAAGGCGAAGAACCGCTCAAAGAGCTGAAGAAAGAAGACGACGATGCCCTCGCGGCAGCCGAGCCGGACAAGGTCAAACCGGAAGACGACGCCTACCTGAGCGAGACCGGGCGCGTGCTGCTGGATTACCTGAAGCTGAGCAATCAGGTGGCCAAGAAGTAA
- a CDS encoding zinc-binding dehydrogenase, translating into MKALQGVEGQVAWVDEPSPTCDVGQVRIRVAAAGLNRADLLQKAGLYPPPPGASQVLGLECSGVISEVGAGSSWQVGDRVCALLAGGGMAEEVVVDGRHVLPVPEGVTLIEAAALPEVYATVWLNIFQLAALKPGEKVLLHAGASGIGSAAIQLCKAFGNPCWVSVGSGERLAYCEALGAQGGVVRTDDLESLRDFGPFNVILDPVGGNYSALNLKLMAQDGRWVLIGLMGGREAKLDLAQVLAKRVQLLGSTLRSRDDQFKADLFSDLSQHVWPLFSEGRLKPQLARTFAIKDAEAAFAELASNTVAGKLVLVIDDSLS; encoded by the coding sequence GTGAAGGCATTGCAAGGCGTTGAAGGTCAAGTGGCATGGGTTGATGAGCCGAGTCCTACGTGTGATGTAGGACAAGTTCGCATCCGGGTGGCGGCAGCCGGCCTCAATCGCGCGGACTTATTACAGAAGGCGGGCCTTTATCCACCGCCGCCGGGTGCTAGTCAGGTGCTCGGTCTTGAGTGTTCCGGGGTGATCAGCGAAGTCGGCGCCGGATCGTCCTGGCAGGTTGGTGATCGGGTCTGCGCCTTGCTGGCCGGGGGCGGGATGGCCGAAGAAGTGGTCGTCGACGGACGGCATGTGCTGCCGGTTCCGGAAGGCGTGACGCTGATCGAAGCGGCAGCGTTGCCTGAGGTGTACGCGACCGTCTGGCTGAATATTTTCCAACTCGCTGCGCTCAAACCGGGTGAGAAAGTTCTGCTGCATGCCGGGGCCAGTGGCATCGGTTCAGCTGCCATTCAACTGTGCAAGGCGTTTGGCAATCCTTGCTGGGTCAGCGTCGGGTCGGGCGAGCGTTTGGCCTACTGTGAAGCGCTGGGCGCCCAGGGCGGTGTGGTGCGCACTGACGATCTGGAAAGCCTGCGGGATTTCGGGCCGTTCAATGTGATTCTGGATCCGGTCGGCGGTAATTACTCGGCGCTTAATCTGAAGTTGATGGCTCAGGATGGACGCTGGGTGCTGATCGGCCTGATGGGCGGCCGCGAGGCAAAACTGGATCTGGCCCAAGTATTGGCCAAGCGCGTGCAACTGCTGGGCTCGACCCTGCGCAGCCGCGACGATCAGTTCAAGGCCGATCTGTTCAGCGATCTGAGCCAGCATGTGTGGCCGCTGTTTTCCGAAGGGCGCCTGAAGCCGCAACTGGCCAGGACCTTTGCGATCAAGGATGCCGAAGCGGCGTTCGCCGAGCTGGCGAGCAACACGGTCGCCGGGAAGTTGGTACTGGTGATCGACGACAGCCTGAGCTGA
- a CDS encoding helix-turn-helix transcriptional regulator, which yields MDIQIIARDGEPEYAVLPWAQYQALLKAAGINEAPSQPAPAPLAATPDPILPGLDQLRSLREGKGIAIEALARTVGISPSYLAMIESGERLPDAAIRRSLAWELTVPGWREQS from the coding sequence ATGGATATTCAGATAATTGCACGCGATGGCGAGCCCGAGTATGCGGTTCTGCCATGGGCTCAGTATCAGGCTCTACTGAAAGCAGCAGGCATCAATGAAGCACCGTCGCAACCGGCTCCAGCGCCGCTTGCGGCCACACCGGACCCGATTCTTCCAGGTCTGGATCAGTTACGCAGTTTGCGCGAAGGGAAGGGCATCGCCATCGAGGCGCTCGCCCGCACGGTAGGCATCAGCCCGTCTTACCTGGCCATGATCGAAAGCGGTGAGCGTCTGCCCGACGCTGCGATTCGCCGCAGCCTGGCCTGGGAGTTGACGGTGCCAGGGTGGAGGGAACAATCGTGA
- a CDS encoding RHS repeat-associated core domain-containing protein — protein MNAVVRIEQELDSFPRTLDLYRKQLKHWLSRSADSVSHAADLPSLMGMERIIRFGEHSMAVAIDDKRFSSAVVQCTKTGPMEIESKFESVYDIPLGGIAVDVVAVDSGEVKSVTLDAQGKGVFTGQAGKFYRVVVHSEASEQQVDALFESYDGLTQQLDSWLRSEWQGFKPQWSQSVATAAGNGMLAGSWAAIEGVWDSIGLLSEILQDPGKFAERLGSGATQLIALAETAPEMMEKLQLLVSDEAALCLLLRTASLWLEMLPPSEVAGKTAEAVSMVVVQLLIDVLIGVVLTFVGAGAGIAYLTLRLAERGAQLLSAVTRLVKAMFGIVSTFIGYVNQYKSVAARGIAAGVKKGRMQLRWDARRNASLKKDERHDDTPDQAKNPNGDSVDCAPLTCTNGCPVSMVTGEELLTLTDGVLDGLLPFEFSRLYRTSAAEIDVGLGFGWSHSLAHRLEVDGASVVWVDHENRRTRFPLPSVERPAIHNSLSRAAIFLGDEPEELIVALAGEAARFYHFRVGRLTAVSDAYGNRLRISRDRLDRVERLDNGAGRSLLLRYERAHLIAVDYQVFRESAWRTEQTLASYRFDARHRLIEASNAVGETERYDYDDRHVILQRQLSGGASFFWEWERAGKAARCVRHWASFSQMDTRYVWDDAGSVTVHYVDGTEETYVHDDTARLVRQVAADGGEQLKAYDSAGRLVAEQDALGAVTEYRYDDAGRLIALIPPDDAPTSYEYRNGFLHSRSRGDAVWTYRRNAQGDVTEAVDPDGHVTHYHYDPQGRLLSIRYPDSGRHVFVWNDLGQLVEESLPDGGIRKFSYDALGRRITVQDEHGAITRHVWDAVGRLIQTTSPNGATRAWSYSAYGQITAERDEQGRITRYEYDDDLHLVSRRINPDGTRLQYRYDHAQLLLTEIENESGEKYRLDYTPTGLIRQETGFDGRRTAYAYDRNGHLLEKTEFGDDGSTLVTGYQRDAAGRLLLKTLPDASTVEYRYDRLGRLVGVDDGQNHPLAFEYDLQDRLVREHQGWGTLRYTYDACGQLRRMRLPDNSKLDYHYAKGGALTAIDLNGALLTRHVYQNGREQQRQQGLLLSEYAYDEQGRLLSHAVGHQRSALYRRDFAYSANGNLEHIADTRHGQRSYQYDALDRLIRVRHTRDDVPENFAHDPAGNLLLQDRPGPTSIKGNRLLMQGDRHYDYDAFGNLIRERRGRGQQLVTEYRYDSQHRLIGLTRPDGKTTSYQYDAFGRRIRKTVDGQTTEFFWQGDHLIAESSPTQHRSFIYEPGTFRPLAMLDGQGPKRACPFYYQLDHLGTPQELTDYSGDIVWSAKYSAYGKVTSLQLATEDYLDQPLRFQGQYFDDESGLHYNRHRYYDPDVGRYLTPDPVKLAGGLNQYRYVPNPTGWVDPLGLTSNCPPPNKPGCPVPDGVGGSVVDEGEPALPKMTAQERRARIDELAEGNAYRRLEEMERSTPGAHFLEKHGKQTTLASQQERSLTGRNPTTGIIEIYTNGNKAGQPKIPSAATHFFSYRDQLNAIHRAQLIFRRNGIVATREPMNMGKIVGEGYKRGGLTYGQQTHAIVILNGSGKPITSYTEFME, from the coding sequence ATGAATGCCGTCGTCCGCATCGAGCAAGAACTCGACAGCTTTCCCCGTACCCTTGATCTCTATCGCAAACAGCTGAAGCACTGGCTCAGTCGCTCGGCAGACAGTGTCAGCCATGCGGCTGATTTGCCGTCACTGATGGGGATGGAGCGGATCATCCGTTTCGGCGAACACAGCATGGCGGTCGCCATTGACGACAAGCGTTTCTCTTCGGCCGTCGTGCAATGCACGAAAACCGGGCCGATGGAGATCGAGAGCAAGTTCGAGTCGGTGTACGACATTCCATTGGGCGGCATCGCTGTCGATGTGGTGGCGGTGGATAGCGGCGAGGTCAAGTCCGTCACACTCGATGCTCAGGGCAAGGGCGTGTTCACCGGTCAGGCGGGCAAGTTCTACCGGGTGGTGGTGCACAGTGAGGCCAGCGAGCAGCAGGTCGATGCGCTTTTCGAATCCTACGATGGCCTGACTCAGCAACTGGATAGTTGGCTGCGCAGCGAGTGGCAGGGCTTCAAGCCGCAATGGTCGCAGTCGGTGGCCACAGCAGCCGGCAACGGCATGCTGGCGGGGAGCTGGGCGGCGATCGAGGGAGTGTGGGATAGCATCGGACTGTTGTCGGAAATTCTCCAGGATCCCGGAAAGTTCGCCGAGCGGTTGGGCAGTGGCGCCACGCAGCTGATCGCGCTGGCGGAAACAGCGCCGGAAATGATGGAGAAGCTTCAGTTACTGGTCAGTGACGAAGCGGCGCTGTGTTTGTTGCTGCGGACTGCCAGCCTCTGGCTGGAGATGCTGCCACCCAGTGAAGTTGCCGGGAAAACCGCCGAGGCGGTATCGATGGTGGTGGTGCAGCTGCTGATCGATGTGTTGATCGGCGTTGTGTTGACCTTCGTTGGCGCCGGTGCGGGGATCGCGTATCTGACCTTGCGTCTGGCGGAACGTGGCGCTCAGTTGCTGTCGGCGGTGACGCGCCTGGTGAAGGCGATGTTCGGCATCGTCAGCACCTTCATCGGCTATGTGAACCAGTACAAATCCGTCGCCGCACGGGGCATCGCCGCCGGGGTGAAAAAGGGCCGCATGCAATTGCGCTGGGATGCCCGGCGTAATGCTTCCCTGAAAAAGGATGAGCGACACGACGACACGCCGGATCAGGCGAAAAATCCCAACGGCGACAGTGTCGATTGTGCGCCGCTGACCTGCACCAACGGTTGCCCCGTGTCGATGGTCACCGGCGAAGAGTTGCTGACGCTGACCGATGGCGTGCTCGATGGGCTGCTGCCGTTCGAGTTCAGCCGCTTGTATCGCACCAGTGCCGCCGAGATCGATGTCGGGTTGGGGTTTGGCTGGAGCCATTCGCTGGCGCATCGGCTGGAGGTTGATGGCGCTTCGGTGGTCTGGGTTGACCATGAGAACCGGCGCACGCGGTTTCCGCTGCCGAGTGTCGAGCGGCCGGCGATTCACAACAGTCTGTCGCGGGCGGCGATCTTTCTCGGGGATGAGCCGGAGGAGTTGATTGTTGCGCTGGCGGGTGAGGCGGCGCGGTTTTATCACTTTCGGGTTGGGCGTCTGACGGCTGTCAGCGATGCCTATGGCAACCGGTTGCGCATTTCGCGTGATCGTCTGGATCGGGTTGAGCGCCTCGACAACGGCGCTGGTCGTTCCCTGTTGCTGCGTTATGAGCGGGCGCATCTGATCGCGGTCGATTATCAGGTTTTTCGGGAGTCTGCCTGGCGTACCGAGCAGACGCTGGCCAGTTACCGCTTTGATGCCCGCCATCGATTGATCGAGGCGTCGAACGCGGTCGGCGAGACTGAGCGTTACGACTACGACGACCGGCACGTCATCCTGCAACGGCAACTGAGCGGCGGCGCGAGCTTCTTCTGGGAATGGGAGCGTGCCGGCAAGGCGGCGCGTTGCGTGCGGCACTGGGCGTCGTTTTCGCAAATGGATACGCGGTACGTCTGGGATGACGCCGGCAGCGTCACCGTGCATTACGTCGATGGGACTGAGGAAACTTACGTCCACGACGACACGGCGCGGCTGGTGCGTCAGGTCGCCGCCGACGGGGGCGAACAGCTCAAGGCCTACGATTCGGCGGGCCGGCTGGTTGCCGAGCAGGATGCGCTGGGGGCGGTTACCGAGTACCGCTACGACGATGCCGGACGGCTGATCGCGCTGATTCCGCCGGACGATGCGCCGACGTCCTACGAGTACCGCAATGGTTTCCTGCACAGCCGCTCACGTGGCGATGCGGTGTGGACGTACCGGCGCAATGCGCAGGGTGACGTTACCGAGGCGGTCGATCCCGACGGCCATGTCACCCATTACCACTACGATCCGCAGGGACGGTTGCTGTCGATCCGTTATCCGGACAGTGGTCGGCATGTGTTCGTGTGGAACGACCTTGGGCAACTGGTCGAGGAAAGTCTGCCAGACGGTGGGATTCGGAAGTTTTCCTACGATGCCTTGGGGCGGCGGATTACTGTGCAGGACGAACATGGCGCGATCACCCGTCATGTGTGGGACGCCGTCGGCCGGCTGATCCAGACCACTTCGCCAAATGGCGCCACCCGCGCCTGGTCCTACAGCGCCTACGGCCAGATCACCGCCGAACGCGATGAACAGGGGCGGATCACCCGCTACGAGTATGACGACGATCTGCATCTGGTCAGCCGGCGGATCAATCCCGACGGCACGCGGCTGCAATACCGCTACGACCATGCGCAGCTGCTGCTGACGGAGATCGAGAACGAGTCCGGCGAAAAGTACCGGCTGGACTACACGCCCACCGGATTGATCCGACAGGAAACCGGTTTTGACGGGCGACGCACCGCGTACGCCTACGACCGCAACGGCCACCTGCTGGAAAAGACCGAGTTCGGTGACGACGGCTCGACGCTGGTCACCGGCTATCAACGCGATGCTGCTGGGCGTCTGCTGCTCAAGACCCTGCCCGATGCCAGCACGGTTGAATACCGCTACGACCGTCTAGGCCGCTTGGTCGGCGTGGATGACGGCCAGAATCACCCGCTGGCCTTCGAGTACGACCTGCAGGACCGACTGGTACGCGAGCATCAGGGCTGGGGCACCTTGCGTTACACCTACGATGCTTGCGGCCAGCTCCGCCGGATGCGTCTGCCGGACAACAGCAAGCTCGATTACCACTACGCCAAGGGCGGCGCGCTGACCGCGATCGACCTCAATGGCGCCTTGCTCACCCGCCACGTCTACCAGAACGGTCGCGAACAGCAGCGCCAGCAAGGCCTGTTGCTCAGCGAATATGCCTACGACGAACAGGGCCGCTTGTTGTCCCACGCCGTAGGCCATCAACGCAGTGCGCTGTACCGCCGCGACTTTGCCTACAGCGCCAACGGCAACCTCGAACACATCGCCGACACCCGCCACGGCCAGCGCAGCTACCAGTACGACGCCCTCGACCGGCTGATCCGCGTGCGTCACACCCGTGACGATGTGCCGGAAAACTTCGCCCACGACCCGGCCGGCAACCTGTTGCTGCAGGATCGGCCCGGCCCGACCAGCATCAAAGGCAACCGCCTGCTGATGCAGGGCGACCGCCATTATGACTACGACGCCTTCGGCAACCTGATCCGCGAACGCCGCGGCCGCGGCCAACAACTGGTCACCGAATACCGCTACGACAGCCAGCACCGCCTGATCGGCCTCACCCGTCCCGACGGCAAAACCACGAGCTACCAATACGACGCCTTCGGCCGCCGCATCCGCAAAACCGTCGATGGCCAGACCACCGAGTTCTTCTGGCAAGGCGACCATCTGATCGCCGAAAGCAGTCCGACCCAACACCGCAGCTTCATCTACGAACCCGGCACCTTCCGCCCGCTGGCGATGCTGGACGGCCAAGGCCCGAAACGCGCCTGCCCGTTCTACTACCAACTCGACCACCTCGGCACCCCGCAAGAACTGACCGACTACAGCGGCGACATCGTCTGGTCAGCCAAATACAGCGCCTACGGCAAGGTCACCTCGCTGCAGCTCGCGACCGAGGACTACCTCGACCAGCCGCTGCGCTTTCAGGGGCAGTACTTCGATGACGAAAGCGGGCTGCATTACAACCGGCACCGGTATTACGACCCGGACGTGGGGCGGTATCTGACGCCAGATCCGGTGAAGCTGGCGGGGGGGCTGAACCAGTACCGGTACGTGCCGAATCCGACGGGGTGGGTGGATCCGTTAGGACTGACCTCCAACTGCCCGCCGCCGAATAAGCCGGGATGTCCGGTGCCGGATGGGGTAGGTGGTTCGGTTGTTGATGAGGGTGAGCCAGCGCTGCCGAAGATGACGGCGCAAGAGCGGAGGGCGAGAATTGATGAGTTGGCGGAGGGCAATGCCTACAGGCGTTTGGAGGAAATGGAGAGGTCCACGCCAGGCGCACACTTTTTAGAGAAACACGGCAAGCAGACCACGCTGGCCTCGCAACAAGAACGTTCACTTACAGGAAGAAATCCTACAACGGGCATTATTGAGATTTACACCAACGGGAATAAAGCTGGGCAACCAAAAATACCAAGTGCGGCCACACATTTTTTCAGTTATCGAGACCAGTTGAACGCCATACATCGTGCTCAGCTGATTTTTAGGCGAAATGGGATAGTTGCTACAAGAGAACCGATGAATATGGGCAAAATTGTCGGTGAGGGTTACAAAAGAGGAGGATTGACTTATGGGCAGCAAACACATGCGATAGTGATTTTAAATGGTTCTGGTAAGCCTATAACCTCTTATACGGAATTTATGGAATGA
- a CDS encoding bifunctional diguanylate cyclase/phosphodiesterase, whose protein sequence is MTTTEQLSALSSILTQSGLHSLFQPIICLSERRILGYEALTRGPSNSPLHSPIALFAVARQAGRLSELEIVCRQSACRRFNEQQLPGKLFLNVSPESLLEAAHQPGRTLQLLQDFGIPPSQVVIELTEQTPIDDFQLLQTALHHYRAMGFSIALDDLGAGYSSLRLWSELRPDYVKIDRHFIDGIHQDALKREFVGSILQIAKASRAQVIAEGIELPEELAVLTEMGVDLVQGYLLGRPQEHPPRDARALMPKHDSSAVALNDEGSDLSALLNDQPAVNRDTPTATVLEAFRRQANLNSLAVLDEQGQPCGIVHRHSLSDALLKPFATDLFARKPISRLMNDDFLAVEMSQSLQQVSRLITSRARQRIEEDFIITLNGSYLGLGRVIDVLKLITELKIQQARYANPLTLLPGNVPIQQCLTRLLQQGRESVICYVDIDSFKPFNDIYGYGRGDEVLLCLAQCLNERVDPSRDFVGHIGGDDFLLVLGPEDWRKRLNQLLDDFQSQCRRFYRPEHLEAGCFVAPNRQGIRQEFPLLSLSIGVVHLHPEACAQLDASQLAEMASQAKHHAKNVPGYSVHLIDSLTAPDLHSPQVIGHR, encoded by the coding sequence ATGACCACGACCGAACAGCTGAGTGCCTTGAGCTCGATCCTGACTCAAAGCGGTTTGCACAGCCTGTTCCAGCCGATCATTTGCCTCTCTGAACGACGCATCCTCGGTTATGAAGCCCTGACTCGCGGCCCGTCCAACAGCCCGCTGCACTCCCCCATCGCCCTGTTCGCCGTGGCTCGTCAGGCCGGCCGATTGAGCGAACTGGAAATCGTCTGCCGCCAAAGCGCCTGCCGCCGTTTCAACGAACAGCAATTGCCGGGCAAGCTGTTTCTCAACGTCTCTCCCGAATCCCTGCTCGAAGCTGCGCACCAGCCGGGGCGTACGCTGCAACTGCTGCAGGATTTCGGTATTCCGCCAAGCCAGGTGGTGATCGAACTCACTGAGCAGACGCCAATCGATGACTTCCAGTTGCTGCAAACAGCACTGCATCACTATCGGGCGATGGGGTTTTCGATTGCCCTCGATGATCTGGGCGCGGGTTATTCAAGCCTGCGTCTGTGGTCGGAGCTGCGGCCGGATTACGTGAAGATCGACCGGCACTTTATCGACGGCATTCACCAGGATGCGTTGAAACGCGAGTTCGTCGGATCGATCCTGCAAATCGCCAAGGCCTCCCGGGCGCAGGTGATTGCCGAGGGCATCGAGTTGCCGGAAGAACTGGCGGTGCTGACTGAGATGGGCGTCGATCTGGTGCAGGGCTACTTGCTCGGGCGCCCGCAGGAACACCCGCCACGCGACGCCCGAGCCCTGATGCCCAAACACGACAGCAGCGCCGTGGCGCTGAATGACGAAGGCAGCGATCTCAGCGCCTTGCTCAACGACCAACCAGCCGTGAATCGCGACACACCGACCGCCACCGTACTCGAAGCCTTCCGCCGCCAGGCCAACCTCAACTCGCTGGCGGTGCTCGACGAACAAGGCCAGCCCTGCGGCATTGTCCACCGCCACTCGTTGTCCGACGCGCTGCTCAAGCCGTTCGCCACAGACCTCTTCGCCCGCAAACCGATCAGCCGTCTGATGAACGACGACTTCCTCGCCGTGGAAATGAGCCAGTCGCTGCAACAGGTCAGCCGCCTGATCACCAGCCGCGCCCGGCAGCGCATCGAAGAAGACTTCATCATTACACTCAACGGCAGCTACCTAGGACTGGGGCGGGTGATCGATGTGCTCAAATTGATCACCGAGCTGAAAATTCAGCAGGCCCGGTATGCCAACCCACTGACTCTGCTACCCGGCAACGTACCGATCCAGCAATGCCTGACAAGGTTGCTGCAACAAGGGCGGGAATCGGTTATTTGCTATGTCGATATCGATAGCTTCAAGCCCTTTAACGATATCTATGGGTATGGTCGGGGGGATGAAGTGTTGTTGTGTCTGGCGCAGTGCCTGAACGAACGTGTAGACCCGTCCCGTGATTTCGTCGGGCATATTGGTGGGGATGATTTTCTGTTGGTGCTCGGCCCGGAGGACTGGCGCAAACGGCTCAACCAATTGCTTGATGATTTCCAGAGCCAATGCCGACGCTTCTACCGCCCTGAACACCTTGAGGCTGGGTGTTTTGTTGCGCCGAATCGCCAGGGTATTCGTCAGGAGTTTCCGTTGCTTTCATTGTCCATTGGGGTCGTCCATCTGCACCCTGAAGCTTGTGCGCAACTGGATGCGAGTCAGTTGGCAGAGATGGCTTCGCAGGCGAAGCATCATGCGAAGAATGTTCCGGGGTATAGCGTGCATTTGATTGATAGTCTTACGGCTCCTGACCTTCATTCACCGCAGGTTATTGGCCATCGCTGA
- a CDS encoding YkvA family protein: MKAPWNFARFLPLAGRLLARGRLPTLLFAVASKGAAQGNRLGKLKDDLRLLQALCLAYWRGEYRAISPKAMISVVAGLMYFLSPVDAIPDFIPVFGMLDDIAVLAWVMKTLDDELNAFRLWRQRQSPEKLRVVERLPDTPEQLQLQGPKKS; the protein is encoded by the coding sequence ATGAAAGCTCCATGGAATTTCGCCCGGTTCCTGCCTTTGGCCGGACGACTCCTGGCCCGTGGCCGCTTGCCGACGCTGTTGTTTGCCGTGGCCAGCAAAGGCGCCGCCCAAGGCAATCGTCTCGGCAAGCTGAAGGATGATCTGCGATTGCTCCAGGCGCTGTGCCTGGCGTACTGGCGTGGCGAGTATCGCGCGATCAGTCCAAAGGCAATGATTTCGGTCGTTGCGGGCCTGATGTACTTCCTCAGTCCGGTGGATGCGATCCCGGATTTCATTCCCGTTTTTGGCATGCTCGATGACATCGCCGTCCTTGCCTGGGTGATGAAAACCCTCGACGACGAACTCAACGCATTCCGCTTGTGGCGTCAGCGACAATCGCCAGAAAAGCTCAGGGTTGTCGAGCGCCTGCCCGATACCCCCGAACAACTTCAGCTTCAGGGCCCGAAAAAGTCCTGA
- a CDS encoding SEL1-like repeat protein, whose amino-acid sequence MFLRLKARASYWLARRLFHWSWFVRQPRGWRWLEGQFARMANLGDVGAQSFYGHILTFRGVGLGAREEGVRLLRLAALAGDGKAAYQVGVISLAGTPSKAPDPSEAARWWTMAAKAGHPLAELKLKELAGRDSSR is encoded by the coding sequence GTGTTTTTACGACTCAAGGCGCGGGCAAGTTACTGGCTAGCCCGTAGGCTGTTTCACTGGTCGTGGTTTGTCCGTCAGCCCCGAGGCTGGCGCTGGCTCGAAGGGCAGTTTGCGCGTATGGCCAACCTGGGCGATGTCGGCGCGCAAAGCTTTTACGGGCACATCCTGACGTTTCGCGGGGTTGGCCTGGGCGCGCGTGAAGAAGGTGTGCGACTGCTGAGACTGGCGGCTTTGGCCGGTGATGGCAAAGCGGCTTATCAGGTCGGTGTCATCAGTCTGGCTGGTACGCCCAGTAAAGCGCCCGATCCTTCCGAAGCGGCTCGCTGGTGGACCATGGCGGCCAAGGCTGGACATCCGTTGGCCGAGCTCAAGTTGAAAGAGCTGGCCGGCCGGGATTCTTCTCGGTAA